Proteins encoded together in one Kutzneria kofuensis window:
- a CDS encoding ATP-binding protein: MDSLEARAQGRPLVGRATELARLEEAAARGRGAFTLVEVVGEPGAGKTRLLAEFTAKRLVLKGRAEESERDVPFAPLVDALVDRVDATLAERLSEPETQLLATAFPVLSKKPATEVVKPRLYRAMRSLLRELAPAVVVLDDVHWADESTIELVDYLVRHPLPAPMLLVLAYRPHQVSFRLSKALAEHAVRIDLGPLSKADAEQLLGPAMSPHTRDRLYEASGGNPFYLDTLARTRATGDRTELPESARATLSAELAGLAAQEALVARSAAVAGDTFEPSVIAHVAEVPEHVVLQAFDDLVARDVLREVEGSGRFRFRHCVVRHVAYNSAAAGWRHGAHARIASYLAKVGAPAVRRAEHVLRSAKYGDQQAVDTLVTAARAIATNQPETAAAWYEAARQLAVDDDARVRTELAFCQGISGRIMPALETFGAVLKTLDDPTERASAAAFAALLAHLRGEHDWARLLLTSELNRQPDLDSEAAAPLRLQLVLDAALRGEARTAKPFLDTAPDDDRNRWAVPFAALHAYVKTVDGNRFDATRAVLTAARMVDASDDDEFLRWLPAIHMLCWAEVLIGEHRLALRHFTKSVELARDNGHHYFMPQLLHGLSFAYVIAGRLNDGLAAVEEALESMHPQAGVRGALLGVWCQLHSWRGQHATAIRGGKRAIAAIGDAHPSLASLARNQLLLAQVHAGDHAKAVEEMLPQLPKIDPYTRLISCCLLARADAPRARQWAEQAEGLADGRLDVDVVFRDLAWAYAKNDADRALTAAAAAERIGMPLWEATARLHAGACLARDGRRDEALRELQAAAAIFNVCEATELHATAVREQRRLGVRVPHTGALANTLSPRELDVAELVCAGSTNQQIAEKLVLSVRTVETHLTHIFAKLGVTNRAGVARVLASQNDD, encoded by the coding sequence GTGGACAGCCTCGAGGCCCGGGCGCAAGGCCGCCCGCTGGTGGGGAGGGCGACGGAGCTGGCGCGGCTGGAGGAAGCGGCGGCGAGGGGGCGCGGGGCCTTCACGCTGGTGGAAGTGGTGGGGGAGCCGGGAGCGGGCAAGACGAGGCTGCTGGCGGAGTTCACGGCGAAGCGGCTGGTCCTGAAGGGCCGGGCGGAGGAGTCGGAGCGGGACGTGCCGTTCGCGCCGCTGGTGGACGCGCTGGTGGACAGGGTGGACGCGACGCTGGCGGAAAGGCTGAGCGAGCCGGAGACGCAGCTGCTGGCGACGGCGTTCCCGGTGCTGTCGAAGAAGCCGGCGACGGAAGTGGTCAAGCCCCGCCTGTATCGGGCGATGAGGTCGCTGCTGAGGGAGCTGGCGCCGGCGGTGGTGGTCCTCGACGACGTGCACTGGGCGGACGAGTCGACGATCGAACTGGTCGATTACCTGGTACGCCACCCGCTGCCGGCGCCGATGCTGCTGGTGCTGGCCTACCGCCCGCACCAGGTGTCGTTCCGGCTGTCGAAGGCGCTGGCGGAGCACGCGGTCCGCATCGACCTGGGCCCGCTGTCGAAAGCCGACGCGGAGCAGCTGCTGGGACCGGCGATGAGCCCGCACACCAGGGATCGCCTGTACGAGGCGAGCGGCGGGAACCCGTTCTACCTGGACACGCTGGCCCGCACCCGCGCGACGGGCGACCGGACGGAGTTGCCGGAGTCGGCCCGCGCGACACTGTCGGCGGAGCTGGCGGGCCTGGCGGCGCAGGAGGCCCTGGTGGCCAGGTCAGCGGCGGTGGCGGGTGACACCTTCGAGCCGTCGGTGATCGCGCACGTCGCCGAGGTGCCGGAACACGTTGTCCTGCAGGCATTCGACGACCTGGTGGCGAGGGACGTCCTGCGCGAGGTGGAGGGCTCGGGGCGGTTCCGGTTCCGGCACTGCGTGGTGCGCCACGTGGCCTACAACTCGGCGGCCGCGGGGTGGCGCCATGGCGCCCACGCCCGCATCGCGTCGTACCTGGCGAAGGTCGGGGCGCCGGCGGTCAGAAGGGCGGAACACGTTCTGCGGTCGGCGAAATACGGCGACCAACAAGCAGTGGACACTCTGGTCACGGCGGCCCGGGCGATAGCGACGAACCAGCCGGAGACGGCGGCCGCCTGGTACGAGGCGGCCCGGCAGCTGGCGGTCGACGACGACGCCAGGGTCCGCACGGAACTGGCCTTCTGCCAAGGAATCAGCGGCCGGATCATGCCGGCGCTGGAGACGTTCGGCGCCGTCCTGAAGACGCTGGACGACCCCACCGAACGGGCGTCGGCGGCGGCCTTCGCGGCGCTGCTGGCGCACCTGCGCGGCGAGCACGACTGGGCCAGGCTGCTGCTGACCTCGGAGCTGAATCGCCAACCGGACCTGGATTCCGAGGCCGCGGCCCCACTGCGCCTGCAACTCGTGCTGGACGCGGCGCTGCGGGGTGAAGCCCGTACGGCCAAGCCGTTCCTGGACACGGCCCCGGACGACGACCGCAACCGCTGGGCGGTCCCGTTCGCGGCGCTGCACGCGTACGTGAAAACGGTGGACGGCAACCGCTTCGACGCGACAAGGGCGGTTCTCACCGCGGCCCGCATGGTGGACGCCAGCGACGACGACGAGTTCCTGCGCTGGCTGCCGGCGATCCACATGCTGTGCTGGGCGGAGGTGCTGATCGGCGAGCACCGCCTCGCGCTGCGCCACTTCACCAAGTCGGTCGAGCTGGCCCGGGACAACGGCCACCACTACTTCATGCCCCAGCTGCTGCACGGCCTGTCCTTCGCGTACGTCATCGCGGGCCGCCTCAACGACGGCCTGGCCGCCGTCGAGGAGGCGCTGGAGTCGATGCACCCGCAGGCCGGCGTCCGGGGCGCGCTGCTCGGCGTCTGGTGTCAGCTGCACAGTTGGCGGGGCCAGCACGCGACGGCGATCCGGGGCGGCAAGAGGGCCATCGCGGCGATCGGCGACGCGCACCCGTCGCTGGCCTCGCTGGCCCGCAACCAGCTGCTGCTGGCCCAGGTGCACGCCGGCGACCACGCCAAGGCGGTCGAGGAGATGCTGCCGCAGCTACCGAAGATCGACCCGTACACGAGGCTGATCAGCTGCTGCCTGCTGGCCAGGGCGGACGCCCCGAGGGCCCGGCAGTGGGCCGAGCAGGCCGAGGGCCTGGCCGACGGGCGGCTCGACGTCGACGTCGTCTTCCGCGACCTGGCCTGGGCGTACGCGAAGAACGACGCCGACCGGGCGCTGACCGCGGCCGCCGCGGCGGAGCGCATCGGCATGCCGCTGTGGGAGGCCACGGCCAGGCTCCACGCCGGCGCCTGCCTGGCCCGTGACGGCCGCCGCGACGAGGCGCTACGGGAGCTTCAGGCGGCGGCGGCCATCTTCAACGTCTGCGAGGCGACGGAGCTGCACGCCACGGCCGTACGGGAGCAGCGCCGCCTCGGCGTCCGCGTTCCGCACACCGGGGCCCTGGCCAACACGCTGTCGCCGCGTGAGCTGGACGTCGCCGAGCTGGTCTGCGCCGGCAGCACCAACCAGCAGATCGCCGAGAAGCTGGTGCTCAGCGTGCGAACCGTGGAGACCCACCTGACGCACATCTTCGCCAAGCTGGGCGTCACCAACCGGGCCGGCGTCGCCCGGGTCCTCGCCAGCCAGAACGACGATTGA